A stretch of Acropora muricata isolate sample 2 chromosome 7, ASM3666990v1, whole genome shotgun sequence DNA encodes these proteins:
- the LOC136923586 gene encoding tetratricopeptide repeat protein 28-like has product MNDKAGKEKALNNRCTDFHSPGELGKAIECHKKDLESAIEIGDRARQGNAYGNLGNAYRLLGNFRRAIEYYEKNLKLAIEIGDRAGQGEAYGNLGCAYDSMGDFPKAIEYHIKYLKIAIEIGDLDGKGRASGGLGNAYDSLGDFRKAVEYHENALKIAKETDDQEGEGVAYGNLGNAFFSLGDFRKAIECHEKHLKIAMQIGLLGGEGTAYGNIGNAYHALADFQKAIEYHQRALETAIQIADREGEGLAYGNLGNACNSLGDFLKALDYHEKHLQIAKEIGLRAGEGTAYGNLGYTYRSLGNFRKAIEYHKKDLKIAKQIGDRAGEGTAYGNLGYAYRSLGDFRKAIEYHKEHLKIGIEIGDRAGEGGSYGNLGNAYHSLGDYRKAIEFQEKHLKIAKEIGGRAGEGRAYGNLGSAYHSLGDYRKAIEFHEKHLNIAKEIGGRAGEERAYGSLGNAYQSLGDYPKAIEYHEKDLKIAKEIGDQAGEGAAYGNLGNAYKSLGHYQKAIQYHEKDLKIAKEIGNRAGEGGAYGNVGNAYQSLGDYRKAIEYHEKRLKIAKEIGDRAGEGGAYGNLGIAYHSLGDYHKSIEYHEKRLKIAKEIGDRAGEGGAYGNLGNAYKSLGDYQKAIEYHEKNLKIAKEIGDRAREGTAYGNLGTAYRSLGDFRKAIEYHEEHLKIAIEIGDRAGEGRAYGTLGNAYQSLGEYRKAMEYHEKGLKIAKEIGDRAGEGTANGNLGTAYHSLGDFLKALEYHEQNLKIGIEIGDRAGEGGAYGSLGNAYDSQGDYPKAIEYHKKHLKIAKEIGGRAGEGAAYGNLGNAYQSLGDYRKAIEYHEKDLKIAKEIGDRAGEGRAYGTLGNAYQSLGEYRKAMEYHEKGLKIAKEIGNRAGEGGSYGNLGNAYDSIGDYQKAIEYQEKQLKIAKEIGARAAEGGAYGNLGNAYHSLGDYGKAIEYHEKYLKIAKEIGGRAGEGRAYGSLGNAYQSLSDYRKAIEYHEKDLKIAVEIRDRAGEGRAFGNLGNAYQSLGDYRKAREFHEKDLKIAKEIGDRAGEGTAYGNLGTAYRSLGDFLKAIEYHEKHLKIGIEIGDLAGEGGAYGNLGNAYDSQGDSRKAIQYHKKHLKIAKEIGAWAGEGEAYGNLGNAYQSLGDYPKAIEYHEKRLKIAKEIGDLSGEGGAYGNLGNAYQSLADYPKAIEYHEKRLKIAKEIGARAAEGGAYGNLGNAYDSLGDYQKAIEYHEKLLKIAKEIGARAAEGGAYGNLGNAYHSLGDYRKAIEYHQKHLKIVKEIGGRAGEGRAYGNLGNAYQSLGDYRKAIEYHEKDLKIAKEICDRAGEGVANGNLGNVYKSLGNYRKAIAYHEKRLKIAKESGDRAGEGGAYGNLGNAYKSLGDSRKAIEYHEKDLKIAKEIGDRAGEGTAYGNLGTAYRSLGDFRKAIEYHEEHLKIGVKIGDRAGEGRACGNLGIAYNSLFDYRKAIEYLEKGLKIAKEIGDRAVEGAAYGNLGNAYKSLGDYRKSIEYHEKRLKFAKEIGDRAGEGRSYGNLGNAYQSLGDYQKAIEYHEKDLKIAKEIGDRAAERRAYGNLGTA; this is encoded by the coding sequence ATGAATGATAaggcaggaaaagaaaaagccctTAACAATCGCTGTACAGATTTCCACTCACCGGGTGAATtaggaaaagccattgagtgtcataaaaaagatttggaaagtgcaatagaaatcggtgatcgggccagacAAGGAAacgcttatggaaatctcggtaacgcttaccgtttactgggtaacttccgaagagccattgagtattatgaaaagaatttgaaacttgcaatagaaataggtgatcgggctggacaaggggaagcctatggaaatcttggttgcgcttacgactcaatgggtgacttccccaaagccattgagtatcatataaaatatctgaaaattgcaatagaaatcggtgatctagACGGAAAAGGACGGGCCAGTGGAggcctcggtaatgcttatgacTCACTAGGTGATTTCCGAAAAGCagttgagtatcatgaaaatgctttaaaaattgcaaaagaaactgATGATCAagaaggagaaggagtagcctatggaaatctcggcaatgctttcttttcattgggtgacttccgaaaagctattgagtgtcatgaaaaacatttaaaaattgcaatgcAAATAGGCCTTCtaggcggagaaggaacggcctatggaaatatcggaaATGCTTACCACGCACTGGCTGACTTtcagaaagccattgagtatcaccaaAGAGCCCTTGAAACTGCGATACAAATCGCTGATCGAGAAGGAGAAGGattggcctatggaaatctcggcaatgcttgcaactcattgggtgacttcttAAAAGCacttgattatcatgaaaaacatttgcaaattgcaaaagaaatcggtctTCGAGCCGGggaaggaacggcctatggaaatctcggatATACGTACCGTTCCCTGGgtaacttccgaaaagccattgagtatcataaaaaagatttaaaaattgcaaaacaaatcggtgatcgggccggagaaggaacggcctatggaaatcttggttacGCATATCGTTCActaggtgacttccgaaaagctatcGAATACCATAaagaacatttaaaaattggaatagaaatcggtgatcgggccggagaaggaggatcctatggaaatctcggtaatgcgtaccattcattgggtgactatcgaaaagccattgagtttcaagaaaaacatttaaaaattgcaaaagagatcggaggtcgggccggagaaggaagagcctatggaaatctcggtagtgcgTACCattcattgggtgactatcgaaaagccatcgagtttcatgaaaaacatttaaatattGCAAAAGAGATCGGAGGTCGGGCGGGAGAAGaaagagcctatggaagtctcggtaatgcttaccaatcactgggtgactatccaaaagccattgagtatcatgaaaaagatttaaaaattgcaaaagaaatcggtgatcaggccggagaaggagcagcctatggaaatctgggtaatgcttacaagtcactgggtcactatcaaaaagccattcaatatcatgaaaaagatttgaaaattgcaaaagaaatcggtaatcgggctggagaaggaggagcctatggaaatgtcggtaatgcttaccagtcacttggtgattatcgaaaagctattgagtatcatgaaaaacgtttgaaaattgcgaaagaaatcggtgatcgggctggagaaggaggagcctatggaaatctcggtattgcttaccactcactaGGGGACTATCACaaatccattgagtatcatgaaaaacgtttgaaaattgcgaaagaaatcggtgatcgggctggagaaggaggagcctatggaaatctcggtaatgcttacaagtcactgggtgactatcaaaaagccattgagtatcatgaaaaaaatttgaaaattgcaaaagaaatcggtgatcgggccagagaaggaacggcctatggcAACCTCGGAACTGCGTAccgttcactgggtgactttcgaaaagctattgaatatcatgaagaacatttgaaaattgcaatagaaatcggcgatcgggccggagaaggaagagcctatggaactctcggtaatgcttaccaatcTCTGGGTGAGTATCGaaaagccatggagtatcatgaaaaaggtctaaaaattgcaaaagaaatcggtgatcgggccggagaaggaacggccAATGGAAACCTAGGAActgcttaccattcactgggtgactttttAAAAGCTCTTGAATAtcatgaacaaaatttaaaaattggaatagaaatcggtgatcgggctggagaaggaggagcctatggaagtctcggtaatgcttacgattcacagggtgactatccaaaagccattgagtatcataaaaaacatttgaaaattgcaaaagagatcggaggtcgggccggagaaggagcagcctatggaaatctcggtaatgcttaccagtcactgggtgactatcgaaaagccattgagtatcatgaaaaagatttgaaaattgcaaaagaaatcggtgatcgggctggagaaggaagagcctatggaactctcggtaatgcttaccaatcTCTGGGTGAGTATCGaaaagccatggagtatcatgaaaaaggtctaaaaattgcaaaagaaatcggtaatcgggccggagaaggaggatcctatggaaatctcggtaatgcttacgattcaataggtgactatcaaaaagccattgagtaccaagaaaaacagctgaaaattgcaaaagaaatcggtgctCGGGCCGcagaaggaggagcctacggaaatctcggtaatgcgtaccattcactgggtgattatggaaaagccattgagtatcatgaaaaatatttaaaaattgcaaaagagatcGGAGGTCGGGCCGGAGAGGGAAGAGCCTATGGCAgtctcggcaatgcttaccagtcactaagtgactatcgaaaagccattgagtatcatgaaaaagatttgaaaattgcagtagaaatccgtgatagggccggagaaggaagagcctttgggaatctcggtaatgcttaccagtctcttggtgactatcgaaaagccagggagtttcatgaaaaagatttgaaaattgcaaaagaaatcggtgatcgggctggagaaggaacggcctatggaaacCTTGGAACTGCTTACCgttcattgggtgacttccttaaagctattgaatatcatgaaaaacacttgaaaattggaatagaaatcggtgatctggctggagaaggaggagcctatggaaatctcggtaatgcttacgattcACAAGGTGACTctcgaaaagccattcagtatcataaaaaacatttgaaaattgcaaaagagatTGGAGCTTgggctggagaaggagaagcctatggaaatctcggtaatgcttaccagtcacttggtgactatccaaaagccattgagtatcatgaaaaacgtttgaaaattgcaaaagaaatcggtgatctgtccggagaaggaggagcctatggaaatctcggtaatgcttaccagtcactcgctgactatccaaaagccattgagtatcatgaaaaacgtttgaaaattgcaaaagaaatcggtgctCGGGCCgcagaaggaggagcctatggaaatctcggaaatgcctacgattcactgggtgactatcaaaaagccattgagtaccatgaaaaactgctgaaaattgcaaaagaaatcggtgctCGGGCCgcagaaggaggagcctatggaaatctcggtaatgcgtaccattcactgggtgactatcgaaaagccattgagtatcatcagaaacatttaaaaattgtaaaagaGATCGGAggtcgggccggagaaggaagagcctatggcaatctcggtaatgcttaccagtcactgggtgactatcgaaaagccattgaatatcatgaaaaagatttgaaaattgcaaaagaaatctgtgatcgggccggagaaggagtagccaatggaaatcttggtaatgtttacaagtcactgggtaactatcgcAAAGCCAttgcgtatcatgaaaaacgtttgaaaattgcgaaagaaagcggtgatcgggccggagaaggaggagcctatggaaatctcggtaatgcttacaagtccCTGGGTGACtctcgaaaagccattgagtatcatgaaaaagatttgaaaattgcaaaagaaatcggtgatcgggccggagaaggaacggcctatggaaacctcggaACTGCGTAccgttcactgggtgacttccgaaaagctattgaatatcatgaagaacatttgaaaattggagtaaaaatcggtgatcgggctggagaaggaagagcctgtggaaatctcggtattgcttacaattCACTGtttgactatcgaaaagccattgagtatcttgaaaaaggtttaaaaattgcaaaagaaatcggtgatcgggccgtagaaggagcagcctatggaaatctcggtaatgcttacaagtcactgggtgactatcgaaaatccattgagtatcatgaaaaacgtttgaaatttgcaaaagaaatcggtgatcgggccggagaaggaagaagctatggaaatcttggtaatgcttaccagtcactgggtgactatcaaaaagccattgagtatcatgaaaaagatttgaaaattgcaaaggaaatcggtgatcgggccgcagaaagaagagcctatggaaatcttggtactGCTTAG